From Candidatus Nomurabacteria bacterium, one genomic window encodes:
- a CDS encoding D-alanyl-D-alanine carboxypeptidase, producing MKQKLFIFWLISLALVAGLIFLADSRPLVSSAEVELNIPEPIVKLKTNSSPPALGARAFISMALAPDGRTEVLVEKDAHQRWPIASITKFFTASVALNKYLPDQVITLAQADLPENVDRGFLRLGDSFRVNDLLIPLLLESSNNSAVALARAGGDSANFIRTMNDFAAELNLNDTTLFNPNGLDPEIPGGVNYSSVHDLAMLGKWLIRHRPELLAATRDSSAVVRQSDGSFHHQAESTNILLKTEPWSGDIIGGKTGQTDLAGKNLLLILRPTGSLNYLVNVILGSPDHFAEMSELTNWIYKTYQL from the coding sequence ATGAAACAGAAACTCTTTATTTTTTGGCTCATTAGCCTCGCTTTGGTTGCGGGATTGATTTTTCTCGCTGACAGCAGACCACTGGTTTCTTCTGCGGAAGTCGAACTTAATATTCCAGAACCGATTGTTAAACTTAAGACAAATTCTTCACCACCAGCGCTGGGCGCTCGCGCTTTCATCTCAATGGCGCTCGCGCCCGACGGACGCACCGAGGTGCTGGTAGAGAAGGATGCCCATCAACGCTGGCCAATCGCGAGTATTACCAAGTTTTTTACAGCGAGTGTGGCGCTCAATAAATATTTACCCGATCAGGTTATTACTCTAGCGCAAGCTGATTTACCTGAGAATGTTGACCGTGGTTTCCTGCGTTTGGGAGATAGTTTTCGGGTCAACGATCTTCTCATCCCGCTTTTGCTTGAATCCAGTAATAATTCGGCCGTGGCTCTCGCTCGGGCGGGGGGTGATTCGGCCAATTTTATAAGGACAATGAACGATTTTGCTGCGGAGCTTAATCTTAATGACACTACTCTCTTCAATCCGAATGGTTTGGACCCCGAGATTCCAGGCGGAGTGAATTATTCTAGTGTTCATGATCTGGCGATGTTGGGTAAGTGGTTGATACGTCATAGGCCAGAACTTCTTGCCGCGACTCGAGATTCGAGCGCTGTGGTTCGTCAATCTGATGGCAGCTTTCATCATCAAGCCGAGAGTACAAATATTTTACTGAAAACCGAACCGTGGTCCGGTGACATTATTGGGGGAAAGACGGGGCAAACTGATCTGGCCGGGAAAAATTTATTATTGATTTTGCGCCCCACGGGCTCTCTAAATTATTTGGTAAATGTTATTTTGGGCTCACCCGATCACTTTGCAGAGATGTCTGAACTCACGAACTGGATTTATAAGACTTATCAACTCTAG